The Acidobacteriota bacterium genome has a segment encoding these proteins:
- a CDS encoding M48 family metalloprotease, translating into MTRTRSAALVLLLLAAAACAVNPVTGQKEFMLYSESQEIQLGRQTDTEVAATYGVYDDPALAAYIDQVGKSLAARGQRPGLPWRFTVLDSPVINAFAVPGGSVYVTRGILALMGSEAELAAVLGHEIGHVNARHSMSQMSKAQAAQIGLAVGSVVSRQFAKYAGLAGAGLQVLFLKFSRDNENQADGLGVDYARAAGYNPADMAVTFAALQKMGDLSGGGSSLPGFLSTHPLTADRVTHVQSLLRPADKPLARNPDAYLRRVESVVYGEDPRQGYVENGVFYHPALRFQFAVPSGWTVENMPTQVTLVSSDRNAGLILQGGKSADSAEEFLKKQAAQITSSGGKLLNENRTTVNGLACYEQAYTITEQNEAPVQMRLSCLKKGDWVYAFQAMSAASAYPGYDAEFRRVVASFRDLVDAAKINRSPRRLALVRANGADTLQAILKKAGLTEKLGPQFAVMNGLELSAVPAAGKLIKTVR; encoded by the coding sequence ATGACCAGAACCAGATCAGCGGCCCTCGTCCTTCTTCTTCTCGCGGCGGCCGCCTGCGCGGTCAACCCCGTCACCGGCCAGAAGGAGTTCATGCTCTATTCCGAGAGCCAGGAGATCCAGCTCGGACGGCAGACGGACACCGAGGTCGCGGCCACTTACGGGGTCTACGACGATCCGGCCCTTGCGGCCTACATCGACCAGGTGGGCAAGTCCCTGGCGGCCAGGGGACAGCGGCCGGGCCTGCCCTGGCGCTTCACCGTGCTCGACAGCCCGGTCATCAACGCCTTCGCCGTTCCGGGAGGCTCGGTCTACGTCACCCGGGGCATCCTGGCCCTGATGGGCTCGGAGGCGGAGCTGGCCGCGGTCCTCGGCCATGAGATCGGCCATGTCAACGCCCGCCACTCCATGAGCCAGATGAGCAAGGCCCAGGCGGCCCAGATCGGGTTGGCCGTCGGCAGCGTCGTCAGCAGGCAGTTCGCCAAGTACGCCGGCCTGGCCGGCGCCGGACTCCAGGTCCTCTTCCTGAAATTCAGCCGCGACAACGAGAACCAGGCCGACGGACTGGGCGTCGACTACGCGCGGGCCGCCGGCTACAACCCGGCCGACATGGCCGTCACCTTCGCCGCACTGCAGAAGATGGGCGACCTTTCGGGCGGCGGCAGCTCCCTGCCCGGGTTCCTTTCGACGCACCCGCTGACGGCCGACCGCGTCACCCACGTCCAGAGCCTCCTGCGGCCGGCCGACAAGCCGCTGGCCCGCAACCCGGACGCCTACCTCAGGAGGGTCGAGAGCGTCGTCTACGGCGAGGACCCCCGGCAGGGTTACGTCGAGAACGGCGTGTTCTATCATCCGGCCCTCCGCTTCCAGTTCGCCGTTCCTTCGGGCTGGACCGTCGAGAACATGCCGACCCAGGTCACGCTGGTGTCGTCCGACCGGAACGCCGGCCTGATCCTGCAGGGCGGGAAGTCGGCCGACAGCGCCGAGGAGTTCCTCAAGAAGCAGGCCGCCCAGATCACGAGTTCCGGGGGCAAGCTCCTGAACGAGAACCGGACGACGGTCAACGGCCTGGCCTGCTACGAGCAGGCCTACACGATCACCGAGCAGAACGAGGCCCCGGTCCAGATGAGGCTGTCCTGCCTGAAGAAGGGGGACTGGGTCTACGCCTTCCAGGCCATGAGCGCCGCCAGCGCCTACCCCGGGTACGATGCGGAATTCAGGAGGGTCGTCGCCTCGTTCCGGGACCTCGTCGACGCCGCGAAGATCAACCGCTCGCCCAGGCGCCTGGCCCTGGTCAGGGCCAACGGGGCGGACACGCTCCAGGCCATCCTGAAAAAGGCGGGGCTGACGGAGAAGCTGGGGCCTCAGTTCGCGGTCATGAACGGCCTCGAGCTCTCGGCCGTGCCGGCGGCCGGCAAGCTGATCAAGACCGTCAGGTAA
- the fabZ gene encoding 3-hydroxyacyl-ACP dehydratase FabZ encodes MIPTEQIMRILPHRFPLLLVDRVLEMVPHKTIVAIKNVTCNEQFFQGHFPDWKIMPGVLIIEAMAQAGAVLLFSSIPDPETKVVVLSKVDKAKFKRMVVPGDQLRMEVEWTREKGRICQMKGRALVGSDLAAEAEIFASVLDVADVRSPLT; translated from the coding sequence ATGATCCCGACCGAACAGATCATGCGCATCCTGCCGCACCGGTTCCCGCTCCTGCTCGTCGACCGCGTTCTCGAGATGGTGCCCCACAAGACCATCGTCGCCATCAAGAACGTCACCTGCAACGAGCAGTTCTTCCAGGGCCACTTCCCGGACTGGAAGATCATGCCCGGCGTGCTGATCATCGAGGCCATGGCCCAGGCCGGGGCCGTGCTCCTCTTCAGCTCCATCCCCGACCCGGAGACCAAGGTCGTCGTCCTGAGCAAGGTCGACAAGGCCAAGTTCAAGAGGATGGTCGTCCCCGGCGACCAACTCCGGATGGAAGTCGAATGGACCAGGGAGAAGGGCCGGATCTGCCAGATGAAGGGCCGGGCCCTCGTCGGGAGCGACCTGGCCGCCGAGGCGGAGATCTTCGCCAGCGTCCTCGACGTCGCCGACGTCCGGTCGCCGCTTACCTGA
- a CDS encoding OmpH family outer membrane protein: MKRPIRICALITAALAGLAGLALAQTKLATINSQEVLERSAEGKKAIAALQAADKRYTDQIAGLDDQIKQLQNRLQTQRLTLTAEAAAGIQADIQNKQTLRQRAAEDATKAMQELQASTLSKIQDALIPLIEQLRKDKGLDIIFDLAKSGTVYFNPAVDLTGEVISRYDAMKAAPPVKK; the protein is encoded by the coding sequence ATGAAACGACCCATTCGAATCTGCGCTCTCATCACCGCGGCCCTGGCCGGCCTGGCCGGGCTTGCTCTGGCCCAGACCAAGCTGGCGACCATCAACTCGCAGGAGGTCCTGGAGCGGTCCGCCGAGGGCAAGAAGGCGATCGCCGCGCTCCAGGCGGCCGATAAGAGGTACACCGACCAGATCGCCGGCCTGGACGACCAGATCAAGCAGCTGCAGAACCGCCTGCAGACCCAGCGCCTGACCCTGACCGCCGAGGCGGCCGCGGGCATCCAGGCCGACATCCAGAACAAGCAGACCTTGCGTCAGCGGGCCGCCGAGGACGCTACCAAGGCCATGCAGGAACTCCAGGCCTCCACGCTCTCGAAGATCCAGGACGCGCTCATCCCCCTCATCGAGCAGCTCCGCAAGGACAAGGGCCTCGACATCATCTTCGACCTGGCCAAGAGCGGGACGGTCTATTTCAACCCGGCCGTCGACCTGACCGGCGAGGTCATCAGCCGCTACGACGCGATGAAGGCGGCCCCGCCCGTCAAGAAGTAG
- the bamA gene encoding outer membrane protein assembly factor BamA, whose amino-acid sequence MRKRVTVLLGLLALLVLPAVLAAQDVIEKIEISGNDRVGQETIEYYLSFRAGDVYSADQLRRDFRVLWSTGFFANVRFEEAAGARGRIVRIIVEENPVVRAVTYKTGKKVKEKDITDKLKEKDQAILPYSYYSPYKLQRIKDTITDLLYEKGLLASKIEVESVRQGKNEVDVLFKIDEGPKLRVGAVVFEGGTKIPASTLEWSMKNNRPHSLFNWVAGKDVYKQNKIEEEIEAIKTKYQELGYMEASVGQPRTEEFVRRSVLFKKQKMMRLVFPINPGYRYRTGEIKIEGSKALNPKYLRSLVKLQPGEVYSTKVREKTVTDIGETYRDGGYVYAQTIPVENLDPKNKIVNVTFNIVEGEVAYLNRLEFRGNTFTKDKVIRREMIIREGDRFSFGLFKNSILRIKQLGIVDLEKDPDIKPDPEDPTKMNVQVNVKEMQRNNIQFTAGYSGYEGTFLAFSYSTVNFLGAGETLDLGLQQGKLVKNYSFGFSEPYVFDKPITAGFNVYSRKIDYTTYSLYKQNTQGVDFTLGTRLFGMWRANLTYTVQRIEISYPSGSYYASYYGATSGKYWENSITPQIWRSTIDSPLTPTRGTSYSASVKYAGSFLGGAVDMIRPTFSFTYYHPVLGGGPKAHVFGFHAEYQFMHTLHGTKVPYWEKFFLGGERSIRGYEVYSIGPRDDNGYMVGGDKALTINAEYIIPVGGPLYAIFFYDRGSAVAWGNPITWKGMYSSAGLEARLFIPALRVPFRLIFAYNNKKIYADDSNFAFRFAVGTTF is encoded by the coding sequence ATGAGAAAGCGCGTCACCGTCCTCCTCGGACTCCTGGCCCTGCTCGTCCTCCCCGCCGTCCTGGCCGCCCAGGACGTCATCGAGAAGATCGAGATCTCCGGCAACGACCGGGTCGGGCAGGAGACCATCGAGTATTACCTGTCTTTCCGGGCGGGGGACGTCTACAGCGCCGACCAGCTCCGCCGCGATTTCCGCGTCCTCTGGTCGACGGGCTTTTTCGCCAACGTCCGCTTCGAGGAGGCGGCCGGCGCCCGGGGCCGGATCGTCCGGATCATCGTCGAGGAGAACCCGGTCGTCCGGGCCGTCACCTACAAGACGGGCAAGAAGGTCAAGGAAAAGGACATCACCGACAAGCTCAAGGAGAAGGACCAGGCCATCCTGCCGTATTCCTATTACAGCCCCTATAAGCTCCAGCGCATCAAGGACACCATCACCGACCTCCTCTACGAGAAGGGCCTGCTGGCCTCGAAGATCGAAGTCGAGTCCGTCCGGCAGGGCAAGAACGAGGTCGACGTCCTGTTCAAGATCGACGAGGGCCCCAAGCTCCGCGTCGGGGCGGTCGTCTTCGAGGGCGGCACCAAGATCCCGGCCAGCACCCTCGAGTGGTCGATGAAGAACAACCGGCCCCACTCGCTGTTCAACTGGGTCGCCGGCAAGGACGTCTACAAGCAGAACAAGATCGAGGAAGAGATCGAGGCCATCAAGACGAAATACCAGGAGCTCGGCTACATGGAGGCCTCGGTCGGCCAGCCCCGGACCGAGGAGTTCGTCCGGCGCTCGGTCTTGTTCAAGAAGCAGAAGATGATGCGGCTGGTCTTCCCGATCAACCCCGGCTACCGCTACCGCACCGGCGAGATCAAGATCGAGGGCAGCAAGGCCCTCAACCCCAAGTACCTGCGCAGCCTGGTCAAGCTCCAGCCCGGGGAGGTTTACAGCACCAAGGTCCGGGAGAAGACCGTCACCGACATCGGCGAGACCTACCGCGACGGCGGCTACGTTTACGCCCAGACCATCCCGGTCGAGAACCTCGACCCCAAGAACAAGATCGTCAACGTGACGTTCAACATCGTCGAGGGGGAGGTGGCCTACCTCAACCGGCTCGAGTTCCGGGGCAACACCTTCACCAAGGACAAGGTCATCCGCCGGGAGATGATCATCCGCGAGGGGGACCGCTTCAGCTTCGGCCTGTTCAAGAACAGCATTCTGCGGATCAAGCAGCTCGGCATCGTCGACCTGGAGAAAGACCCCGACATCAAGCCGGACCCCGAAGACCCGACCAAGATGAACGTCCAGGTCAACGTCAAGGAGATGCAGCGCAACAACATCCAGTTCACGGCCGGCTACAGCGGCTACGAGGGGACCTTCCTGGCGTTCAGCTACTCGACGGTCAACTTCCTCGGCGCCGGCGAGACCCTGGACTTGGGCCTCCAGCAGGGCAAGCTGGTCAAGAACTATTCGTTCGGCTTCTCCGAGCCGTACGTGTTCGACAAGCCCATCACCGCCGGCTTCAACGTCTACAGCCGGAAGATCGACTACACGACCTACTCCCTCTACAAGCAGAACACCCAGGGCGTCGACTTCACCCTGGGCACGCGGCTCTTCGGCATGTGGCGGGCGAACCTGACCTACACCGTCCAGAGGATCGAGATCTCCTATCCGTCCGGGTCCTACTACGCGTCCTATTACGGGGCGACCTCCGGCAAGTACTGGGAGAACTCGATCACGCCCCAGATCTGGCGGTCGACCATCGACAGCCCCCTGACGCCGACGCGCGGCACCTCGTATTCGGCCAGCGTCAAGTACGCGGGCAGCTTCCTCGGCGGCGCGGTCGACATGATCCGGCCCACGTTCTCGTTCACCTACTATCACCCGGTCCTGGGGGGCGGGCCCAAGGCCCACGTCTTCGGCTTCCACGCCGAATACCAGTTCATGCATACCCTCCACGGCACGAAGGTGCCGTACTGGGAGAAATTCTTCCTCGGCGGCGAGCGGTCCATCCGCGGCTACGAGGTCTACTCGATCGGCCCCCGCGACGACAACGGCTACATGGTCGGCGGCGACAAGGCCTTGACCATCAACGCGGAGTACATCATCCCCGTCGGCGGCCCGCTCTACGCGATCTTCTTCTACGACCGGGGCTCCGCCGTCGCCTGGGGGAATCCCATCACCTGGAAGGGCATGTATTCCTCGGCCGGCCTCGAAGCCCGGCTCTTCATCCCCGCCCTGCGCGTCCCCTTCCGGCTCATCTTCGCCTACAACAACAAGAAGATCTACGCGGACGACTCCAACTTCGCCTTCCGCTTCGCCGTCGGCACGACGTTCTAG
- a CDS encoding ABC transporter ATP-binding protein, with product MSDPVLVAEGLGKTYPLPKGDLRVFEGLDFALGRGELVAVMGASGVGKTTLLNLLGGLDRPTEGRVRLDGEDLFAGAERDVASIRNRKIGFVFQVYHLLPEFSALENVAFPPMIGGMPRREAFGRALEMLREVGLEDKTEARPGQLSGGEQQRVAIARSLVNGPCLLLADEPTGNLDWKTGEKVLRLILDLHAGKGLSSILVTHNEKIARFCDKVYVMEAGAMKLQAGIPS from the coding sequence ATGAGTGACCCGGTCCTTGTCGCCGAAGGCCTGGGCAAGACCTACCCCCTGCCGAAGGGGGACCTGCGCGTCTTCGAGGGCCTCGATTTCGCGCTCGGCCGCGGCGAGCTCGTGGCCGTCATGGGCGCGTCGGGCGTGGGCAAGACGACCCTTCTCAACCTGCTCGGCGGGCTCGACCGGCCGACCGAGGGCCGGGTCCGGCTCGACGGCGAGGACCTCTTCGCCGGCGCCGAGCGGGACGTGGCCTCGATCCGCAACCGCAAGATCGGGTTCGTCTTCCAGGTCTACCACCTCCTGCCCGAGTTCAGCGCCCTGGAGAACGTCGCCTTCCCGCCCATGATCGGCGGGATGCCGCGCCGGGAGGCCTTCGGGCGGGCCCTGGAGATGCTCCGGGAGGTCGGGCTCGAGGACAAGACCGAGGCCCGGCCGGGCCAGCTCTCGGGCGGCGAACAACAGCGGGTGGCCATCGCCCGCTCCCTCGTCAACGGCCCCTGCCTGCTGCTGGCCGACGAGCCGACGGGCAATCTCGACTGGAAGACGGGGGAGAAGGTCCTCCGCCTCATCCTCGACCTCCATGCCGGCAAGGGACTGTCCTCGATCCTGGTCACGCACAACGAGAAGATCGCCCGCTTCTGCGACAAGGTCTATGTCATGGAAGCCGGGGCGATGAAACTACAGGCCGGGATCCCGAGTTAA
- a CDS encoding ABC transporter permease: protein MSFELFVARRYLTARRKEAFVSVITLISVIGVAIGVAALVIAIALITGFQGDVQAKILGATSHVMVSDLSGRGLESYEDMARKIRALPGVESASAVVYNTVLITGRGENSGALVKGIDFERERPGSAWLQKLEAGRIPEARSGGREGLLLGRELALRIGAQVGDVVSVISASSTLSPMGLLPKRKTFEVTGIFNTGLYEFDSSTALTAMATAQRLFGLEGRASYIQVKLRDIFAAPEIGRKIMAVLPPVVYITTWMELNKSLFSALKLEKNILFLTITLIVVVAALNIIATLILMVMEKTRDIGILMAIGATPAMINRIFFFQGALIGVVGTALGAGLGLGWCALANAFKLIRIPVDIYQISYVPFRMHPLDLAAIVGVTLLISFVSTLFPARRAAKVDPVVALKYE, encoded by the coding sequence ATGAGCTTCGAGCTGTTCGTCGCCCGGCGTTACCTCACGGCGCGGAGGAAAGAGGCCTTCGTCTCGGTCATCACCCTGATCTCCGTCATCGGCGTGGCCATCGGCGTGGCCGCCCTGGTCATCGCCATCGCCCTCATCACCGGCTTCCAGGGCGACGTCCAGGCCAAGATCCTCGGCGCGACCTCGCACGTCATGGTCTCCGACCTCAGCGGCCGGGGCCTCGAGAGCTACGAGGACATGGCCCGCAAGATCCGGGCCCTGCCCGGCGTCGAATCGGCCTCGGCCGTCGTCTACAACACCGTCCTCATCACCGGGCGGGGCGAGAACTCGGGGGCCCTGGTCAAGGGCATCGACTTCGAGCGCGAGCGGCCGGGCTCGGCCTGGCTCCAGAAGCTCGAGGCGGGCCGGATCCCGGAGGCCCGCAGCGGCGGCCGGGAGGGGCTCCTGCTCGGGCGCGAGCTGGCCCTGCGCATAGGCGCCCAGGTGGGCGACGTCGTCAGTGTCATCTCGGCCTCGTCGACCCTGTCGCCCATGGGCCTCCTGCCGAAGCGGAAGACCTTCGAGGTGACCGGCATCTTCAACACCGGCCTCTACGAGTTCGACAGCTCGACGGCCCTGACGGCCATGGCCACGGCCCAGCGGCTCTTCGGCCTCGAGGGGCGGGCCAGCTACATCCAGGTCAAGCTCCGGGACATCTTCGCCGCGCCCGAGATCGGCCGGAAGATCATGGCCGTCCTGCCGCCGGTCGTTTACATCACGACCTGGATGGAGCTCAACAAGTCGCTGTTCTCGGCCCTGAAGCTCGAGAAGAACATCCTCTTCCTGACGATCACCCTGATCGTCGTCGTGGCCGCCCTGAACATCATCGCCACGCTCATCCTCATGGTCATGGAGAAAACACGCGACATCGGCATCCTCATGGCCATCGGGGCCACCCCGGCGATGATCAACCGCATCTTCTTCTTCCAGGGCGCGCTCATCGGCGTCGTCGGAACGGCCCTCGGCGCCGGGCTCGGCCTGGGCTGGTGCGCCCTGGCCAACGCCTTCAAGCTCATCCGCATCCCCGTCGACATCTACCAGATCTCCTACGTCCCTTTCCGGATGCATCCGCTCGACCTGGCCGCGATCGTCGGCGTCACCCTGCTCATCAGCTTCGTCTCGACCCTCTTCCCGGCCCGCCGCGCGGCCAAGGTGGACCCCGTGGTGGCGTTGAAGTATGAGTGA
- the lysS gene encoding lysine--tRNA ligase has translation MSPKNEPAELDQDVARRDKYRKLAEAGVPLFPYTAALTHEVSQAVEAFAGLPAGELEARQAAVVVPGRIMSVRKMGKATFFHLSDGRRRLQAYIRADRVGPEAYERFGLLDVGDIVAVSGTLFKTKTGELTVLCDAVTFLAKCLHPLPEKWHGLQDVEMRYRQRYLDLIMNPEVGEVFRLRGAVIAYIRKFFDGRGYLEVETPMMHPIPGGALARPFVTHHNALNVDLYLRIAPELYLKRLVVGGLDKVYEINRSFRNEGIDAQHNPEFTMLEFYEAYKDYFDMMNMTEELLSGLAVDLLGKEEIPFGERTISLKRPFRRLKFHEACIEYSGLPASRFEDRPGLIAYAAELAPDKKPETYGKALDVIFDRFVKDHIVQPTFITNPPREISPLAKTSRDNPEESERFELVVAGMEIANAFSELTDPAEQRARFEEQARERKRGDEETMGVDLDYVEALEYGLPPAGGEGIGIDRLTMLLANRRTIREVVLFPLLKPKTAP, from the coding sequence ATGAGCCCAAAGAACGAGCCCGCTGAGCTCGACCAGGACGTCGCCCGGCGCGACAAGTACCGCAAGCTGGCCGAGGCGGGCGTGCCGCTCTTCCCCTACACGGCGGCCCTGACGCACGAGGTCTCCCAGGCCGTCGAAGCCTTCGCCGGCCTGCCGGCCGGGGAGCTCGAGGCGCGGCAGGCGGCCGTCGTCGTGCCCGGCCGGATCATGTCCGTCCGCAAGATGGGCAAGGCGACCTTCTTCCATCTCTCCGACGGGCGGCGCCGGCTCCAGGCCTACATCCGCGCCGACAGGGTCGGGCCCGAGGCCTACGAGCGCTTCGGCCTCCTCGACGTGGGGGACATCGTCGCCGTCTCCGGGACGCTGTTCAAGACCAAGACGGGCGAGCTGACCGTCCTCTGCGACGCCGTCACCTTCCTGGCCAAGTGCCTCCACCCGCTGCCGGAGAAGTGGCACGGCCTGCAGGACGTCGAGATGCGCTACCGCCAGCGCTACCTCGACCTGATCATGAACCCCGAGGTCGGCGAGGTCTTCCGCCTGCGCGGGGCCGTCATCGCCTACATCCGGAAGTTCTTCGACGGCCGCGGCTACCTCGAGGTCGAGACGCCGATGATGCACCCGATCCCCGGCGGCGCCCTGGCCCGGCCGTTCGTGACCCATCACAACGCCCTCAACGTCGACCTCTACCTCCGCATCGCCCCCGAGCTCTATCTCAAGCGGCTCGTCGTCGGCGGCCTGGACAAGGTCTACGAGATCAACCGGAGCTTCCGCAACGAGGGCATCGACGCCCAGCACAACCCCGAGTTCACCATGCTCGAGTTCTACGAGGCCTACAAGGACTACTTCGACATGATGAACATGACCGAAGAGCTCCTGAGCGGCCTGGCCGTCGACCTCCTCGGCAAGGAGGAGATCCCCTTCGGCGAGCGGACGATCTCCCTCAAGCGGCCCTTCCGGCGGCTCAAGTTCCACGAGGCCTGCATCGAGTACAGCGGCCTGCCGGCCAGCCGCTTCGAGGACCGCCCGGGCCTCATCGCCTATGCCGCCGAGCTGGCCCCGGACAAGAAGCCCGAGACCTACGGCAAGGCCCTCGACGTCATCTTCGACCGCTTCGTCAAGGACCACATCGTCCAGCCGACCTTCATCACCAACCCGCCCCGCGAGATCTCGCCCCTGGCCAAGACCTCGCGCGACAACCCCGAGGAGTCCGAGCGCTTCGAGCTTGTCGTCGCCGGCATGGAGATCGCCAACGCCTTCTCCGAGCTGACCGATCCGGCCGAGCAGCGGGCCCGCTTCGAGGAGCAGGCCCGGGAGCGGAAGCGCGGCGACGAGGAGACCATGGGCGTCGACCTGGACTACGTCGAGGCCCTGGAATACGGCCTGCCGCCGGCCGGCGGGGAAGGCATCGGCATCGACCGGCTGACCATGCTCCTGGCCAACCGGAGGACGATCCGGGAGGTCGTGCTCTTCCCCCTCCTGAAGCCGAAAACAGCGCCATGA
- the nusB gene encoding transcription antitermination factor NusB: MGERRKARECALQILFQLEFNAGDEPALIRAYWQRQKASKPVREYGAWLVQKILDNGAAIDDAIQAASTNWRLARMAVVDRNILRIAVCELLYEPALVPAIVMNEAIEIAKRFSGEESAVFVNGVLDAVVRRLGAAAAPAGEADKKEGEHEPKERAR, translated from the coding sequence ATGGGAGAACGCCGCAAGGCCCGGGAGTGCGCCCTCCAGATCCTGTTCCAGCTTGAATTCAACGCCGGCGACGAGCCGGCCCTCATCCGGGCCTACTGGCAGCGCCAGAAAGCCTCCAAGCCCGTCCGGGAATACGGCGCCTGGCTCGTCCAGAAGATCCTCGATAACGGCGCCGCGATCGACGACGCCATCCAGGCGGCCTCGACGAACTGGCGCCTGGCCCGCATGGCCGTGGTCGACAGGAACATCCTGAGGATCGCCGTCTGCGAGCTCCTCTACGAGCCGGCGCTCGTCCCGGCCATCGTCATGAACGAGGCCATCGAGATCGCCAAGCGCTTCAGCGGCGAGGAATCGGCCGTGTTCGTCAACGGCGTCCTCGACGCGGTCGTCCGGCGCCTCGGGGCCGCCGCGGCCCCGGCCGGGGAGGCGGACAAAAAAGAAGGTGAGCATGAGCCCAAAGAACGAGCCCGCTGA
- the ribE gene encoding 6,7-dimethyl-8-ribityllumazine synthase, producing MKIHQGKLQAKGFRIAIVVSRFNSFISERLLEGALEALQKTGAQEADLTVYKVPGSFEVPLLAKKIAKAKAADGILCIGALIRGDTPHFDFLSAEVTKGLAQIAMDDGVPVAFGILTVDTVEQGIERAGTKAGNKGYDAAFSLVETLNVIKEAGLR from the coding sequence ATGAAGATCCATCAAGGCAAGCTCCAGGCCAAGGGGTTCCGGATCGCGATCGTGGTCAGCCGCTTCAACAGCTTCATCTCCGAGCGCCTGCTCGAAGGGGCCCTGGAGGCCCTCCAGAAGACGGGGGCCCAGGAGGCCGACCTGACGGTCTACAAGGTGCCGGGCTCGTTCGAGGTCCCGCTCCTGGCCAAGAAGATCGCCAAGGCCAAGGCCGCCGACGGCATCCTCTGCATCGGCGCCCTCATCCGCGGCGACACGCCCCACTTCGACTTCCTCAGCGCCGAGGTGACCAAGGGCCTGGCCCAGATCGCCATGGACGACGGCGTGCCCGTCGCCTTCGGCATCCTGACGGTCGACACGGTCGAGCAGGGCATCGAGCGGGCCGGGACCAAGGCCGGCAACAAGGGCTATGACGCGGCCTTCTCGCTCGTCGAGACCCTGAACGTGATCAAGGAGGCGGGCCTCCGCTGA